The nucleotide sequence ACTGACCCATTAAATTTTGACTATTTACGTAAGCTCAAAGTGTTAACCAATGAACTGCAACCCGAATGGATTTCAGATCATTTGTGTTGGACCGGAGCGAATGAAAAAAACAGCCATGATTTACTACCGCTGCCTTATAATGACGAAGCACTCATTCATGTATGTCAGCGAATTGAACAAGTACAAGACTTTCTGGGGCGGCCGATATTACTTGAAAATGTATCAAGCTATATAACGTACGAAAATTCAGAAATGACCGAGTGGCAGTTTTTTAATGAAGTTGCGCGACGTTCGGGCTGTGAGATATTACTCGATATTAATAATATTTATGTTAGTGCGCGTAACCATGCTTTTAATCCACAAGACTATCTAAATGGTATTTCAAAAGATAAAGTGAAACAATTTCATTTAGCCGGACATAGTGATTACGGCGATTATGTCATTGATACTCATGATCACCCCGTAGCCGATCCTGTTTGGCAACTTTACCAGCAAGCTTTAAAGCGTTTTGGTTGGATCAGCACCATGATCGAGCGTGACGATAATATTCCACCATTAGCTGAGTTATTAGCCGAAGTAGATACCGCACGAACTATTGCCACGAAAACATTAGGCCCGTTGAGCTAATAGAATTTTAACGCTATTATTAGCTTTATATTTAAACTATGTTAATGATTTATCTTCACAAATTATTACAGTAGCTTATATTTAGCTGAATAAATATTGCAGCTATAATGCTAGTTATCTTCTTCTTTTTTATAACCAAATAGAGCATAGCTTGTTGATTAGGGCGTAACATATTAAATGAATAAGAGTAAAATAGCGTGAGC is from Colwellia sp. Arc7-635 and encodes:
- a CDS encoding DUF692 domain-containing protein translates to MTGEHSLSSSTTPVPEHFLGFGLGLRTDHFQDVLNEKPNIDWFEVVSENFMVDGGKPKHYLHSIRELYPMVMHGVSLSIGSTDPLNFDYLRKLKVLTNELQPEWISDHLCWTGANEKNSHDLLPLPYNDEALIHVCQRIEQVQDFLGRPILLENVSSYITYENSEMTEWQFFNEVARRSGCEILLDINNIYVSARNHAFNPQDYLNGISKDKVKQFHLAGHSDYGDYVIDTHDHPVADPVWQLYQQALKRFGWISTMIERDDNIPPLAELLAEVDTARTIATKTLGPLS